In bacterium, a genomic segment contains:
- a CDS encoding acyltransferase, producing MLQTLKEWYWSMKDPTGRMYLRYSWVRNCPGPYGFRLRADVLRRHFKTCGEKVRIHEGARFRNVHMISLGEYVTVGVDNFIQAAGGVTIGDYTLLGPGVKVWSTNHVFADPDRLIRDQGAEYREIVIGSDVWIGSNAFIMPGTSLGDGCIVSAGSVVGAKKYPPYSILMGNPARVIGNRKKRADEGD from the coding sequence ATGCTCCAGACCCTCAAGGAATGGTACTGGTCCATGAAGGACCCGACGGGGCGCATGTACCTGCGCTACAGCTGGGTCCGCAACTGCCCGGGACCTTATGGATTCAGGCTGCGCGCCGACGTCCTGCGCAGGCACTTCAAGACCTGCGGCGAGAAGGTGCGCATCCACGAGGGCGCTCGTTTCCGCAACGTGCACATGATCTCCCTGGGCGAGTACGTCACCGTGGGCGTCGACAACTTCATCCAGGCCGCGGGCGGCGTGACCATCGGCGACTACACGCTGCTCGGACCGGGCGTGAAGGTGTGGAGCACCAACCATGTCTTCGCCGATCCGGACAGGCTCATCCGGGACCAGGGCGCGGAGTACAGGGAAATCGTGATCGGCAGCGACGTATGGATCGGATCGAACGCCTTCATCATGCCCGGCACCAGTCTCGGCGACGGTTGCATAGTCTCGGCCGGCTCGGTGGTCGGCGCTAAGAAATACCCCCCTTACAGCATCCTGATGGGCAACCCCGCCCGCGTGATCGGCAACCGGAAGAAGCGCGCCGATGAGGGGGATTGA